CACGCCCTGGTCGGTGAACCCCTTGACCGCCTCGTCCAGGGCCGCCAGGTAGTCCTTGGCCCAGTAGTGCGTGACCGACCCGTCGGCGTGCACGGTGGGCGGGATGGGCTCCAGGTTCTGCCAGGAGATCATGAGCTCGACGGAGTTGAACCCCCACCGGGCCACGTCCGCTGCGGCGTACGAGCGGATGCCGCTCCAGTGGCCGCAGTCCACGGGGGTCGAGGGGTCGGCGTCGCCCGCCCCCATGCTGCCCATCTCCAGCGCGGTCAGGCGGACCAGATGCCCGTCGGCGTCCAGGATCAGGCGCCCGCACGTGTGCAGCGGCGGCTTGACCGTGTGCACTTCCGTTGGGTTCGGGGGGCACGTCGTGGCGTTGTGGGGCATGGAGCCGCCGACGGTCTGGCCCGAGGCCGGCAGCGAGACGGCCAGCAAGAGCAGCGACACCAGCAGCGAGAGGATCCACGCGGCCACGCGGGGCTTCCTGGGCATATTCAACGGTGATTGGACCTCCGAATGGGGCGCTTCCGCTTCCTGCACGGCAGGGGGCCGGGCCATCTTCGCAGCCGACTCCCTGTTATGGCAAGTATCGGCTGCTCCGCCGCCCGGAGCCGTCCAGGGGGCCCTCGGGGACGAACCCCCCGACCCGCCGCGACACCCCCTTGACGGACCAGGTGGCGGTGGTGGAACCGCTCCGCCGGAGCTCCGCAGCATGGGAGTGGTCGGTGAACACCTCCATGTCCGCTGCGAGGCAGGGGCCGAGGTAGACGATGCCGGTGACGGCGTCGTGGCGAACCTTCCTGGTCCCGAAGATCTTCTGGAACACGAACGCCGTCATGTTCCGCGCGTCGATCAGCCCCCACACCGGCTGGTCCGAACGCCGGACCACGTTCAGGAAGTCGAAGTCGAAGGTCTTCTGCCCGTCCGAGGGCAGGACCGGGTCGGGGCCGTCCACCCAGGCGAAGGTGTACGGGCGGTCCGGCACGTCGGCGTACCCGGCCCCCCGGAACATGGCGTACGTGTACTCCGCGCGGGGACTGAGGACCAGATCGACATGGTCCCGCAGCTCGTCGGGGAACAGCCGCACGGCCATGTCGTGCCAGGGGTCCACGTCCTCCATGGAGGTGACCCGCCCCGGCCCGCTGCCGTCACGCTCGTTGTCGGCCAGGGCGGCGGCGAGGGACACCGTGGTCAGGCCGGTCCCGCACTCCAGGACCTCCCGGGGCTTCAGCCGGCGGACGGCCTCGTACAGCGTCAGGTAGTCCCAGAAGTCCGCCCCCCGGAACTCCGAGCGCTGCTGGTAGCGCTCCAGGAGGGGCCAGAACCACATGCCTTCCAGGGTCCGGCGGGCCCGAAGGTTGAGGGCCGACCGGTACCGCTCCAGGAGCGGATGGTGGGGGTAGCGGGCGTACAGGAGCCGCAGGGGTGCCCGGACCCCGGGCCCGCCTATGACGACACCGCCACGCGCTGCTCCTTGCCGAGCGGCGCGGAGACCGTGATGGGCCGGGTGAACCGCCTGGTCTGGAACGCGGGCGTGCGGTACATGCAGTAGTACAGGATCCGGTCGCTGTTCCTGGCCTCGCCGCCCTTGTGGTAGCCGCGGGTGTCGGCCAGCACGATGGTGCTCGCCGGGCCTACGCCCTTCACCCACCGCTCCGGCGGCACAACGGCGGCCATCTCCTCGTCGGTGGTGCGGTCGGCCCCCTTGACCCGCTGCGACCGGGGCTGGGCCTTCACGTCCCCCTGCGGGTGCGTCCCGGCCGCGTACATGAACGGGCCGGCCCCCTCGTCGACGTCGGTGAGGTACACGAACACCTTCAGCAGGTGCTCGTCGTTGGCCGGGTCGCGGTGCCACAGCTGGGAGTCCCGGGCCGGTCGGCTCGAGGCGAAGGTGTGCCACACGTCGAACGTCCGCAGGCGCACGTACAGCCCGTAGTACGCGTTGGCCACGGCGAGCAGCGGCTCCTGGAGGGCGAACCGGGCCAGGATCTCGTTCTCCGGGGTGACCTTGATCGGCCCGGAGGGAAGGAGGCTCATCAGGTAGCTCTTGCCGGGGCCCTCCTCGTCGGCGCCCCGCCTGGCTTCCTCGATCTCGCCGGCCTTGGACTGTTCCAGCCGCTCGGTGAAGTCGCGCAACGACCCCCACAGGCCGTCGCTACCGAGCAGGGCCTCCACGCTGGTGACGGCGGCGCCGTTTCGCTCCAGGTCGTCGAGGACCCGACGGGCCTCGCCGGTGAGCTCCGGATGCTTCGCCATCCGGTAGGCGACCTTCGAAC
This region of Actinomycetota bacterium genomic DNA includes:
- a CDS encoding phytanoyl-CoA dioxygenase family protein translates to MAKHPELTGEARRVLDDLERNGAAVTSVEALLGSDGLWGSLRDFTERLEQSKAGEIEEARRGADEEGPGKSYLMSLLPSGPIKVTPENEILARFALQEPLLAVANAYYGLYVRLRTFDVWHTFASSRPARDSQLWHRDPANDEHLLKVFVYLTDVDEGAGPFMYAAGTHPQGDVKAQPRSQRVKGADRTTDEEMAAVVPPERWVKGVGPASTIVLADTRGYHKGGEARNSDRILYYCMYRTPAFQTRRFTRPITVSAPLGKEQRVAVSS